One genomic segment of [Phormidium] sp. ETS-05 includes these proteins:
- the glmM gene encoding phosphoglucosamine mutase — protein MVQTPTRNGFVNGQDAVVPTLQSSRLPKTALFGTDGIRGRVGDFLNAELALQAGFWAGEALKGLAGAPGPVVLGRDSRNSSDMLAIALSAGLMAAGLEVWDLGLCPTPCVASLTNATDAVGGVMISASHNPPGDNGIKFFGADGTKLPSSVQAQIEAGIRGHQEATAVMKWGRQYQRPELVGDYTASLQQQVEAEVGTNEPLAGMRIVLDLAWGAACSVAPDLFRRLGAEVICLHDRPDGDRINVNCGSTHLHSLQTAVQELQADMGFAFDGDADRTLAVDNQGRPVDGDYILYLWGKALMQAQKLPGNTLIATVMSNLGFERAWTGIGGTFVRTSVGDQYVHAEMIRRGAMLGGEQSGHVICRHYGISGDGTMTALHLAAAVRNGGATLAQLRDSSFQTYPQLLRNVRVEDRDRRLNWSNSAALQAAISRAEAEMGDRGRILVRASGTEPLIRVMVEAATDELAQYWTENLVLAVQQHL, from the coding sequence ATGGTACAAACACCAACTCGGAATGGATTCGTTAACGGTCAAGATGCAGTGGTGCCAACTTTACAAAGCAGCCGTTTGCCGAAAACTGCTTTGTTTGGTACGGATGGCATTCGGGGCCGGGTGGGAGATTTTCTTAATGCCGAATTGGCTCTGCAAGCGGGTTTTTGGGCGGGTGAGGCGTTGAAGGGTTTGGCGGGGGCTCCTGGTCCTGTGGTTTTGGGACGGGATTCGCGCAATTCCAGCGATATGCTGGCGATCGCCCTCTCGGCGGGGTTGATGGCGGCGGGTTTGGAGGTGTGGGATTTGGGTTTATGTCCCACCCCTTGCGTGGCTTCTCTGACTAATGCTACGGATGCAGTGGGTGGGGTGATGATTTCCGCCAGTCACAACCCCCCAGGAGATAATGGGATTAAGTTTTTTGGCGCTGATGGGACAAAACTGCCCTCGTCAGTGCAAGCACAAATTGAAGCGGGAATTCGGGGCCACCAGGAAGCCACGGCGGTGATGAAGTGGGGAAGACAATATCAGCGTCCGGAGCTGGTGGGAGATTACACGGCGTCCCTACAACAGCAGGTAGAGGCAGAAGTTGGTACAAATGAGCCGTTGGCGGGGATGCGCATTGTCCTAGATTTGGCTTGGGGGGCGGCTTGTAGCGTTGCCCCGGATCTGTTTCGCCGTCTGGGAGCGGAGGTGATTTGTTTGCACGATCGCCCGGACGGCGATCGCATCAACGTTAACTGCGGTTCCACCCACCTGCACTCCCTACAAACCGCCGTCCAAGAATTACAAGCCGATATGGGCTTCGCTTTCGACGGCGACGCCGATCGGACTCTGGCGGTGGATAATCAAGGGCGTCCCGTAGATGGAGATTACATCCTTTACCTCTGGGGTAAAGCCTTGATGCAGGCGCAAAAGCTCCCCGGTAATACCCTCATCGCCACAGTTATGTCCAATTTGGGTTTTGAGCGCGCCTGGACCGGCATCGGCGGCACCTTTGTGCGCACCTCCGTGGGGGACCAGTATGTGCATGCAGAAATGATCCGCCGGGGCGCGATGTTGGGCGGTGAACAGTCCGGTCATGTCATTTGTCGCCACTATGGTATTTCTGGCGATGGCACTATGACCGCATTGCACCTAGCCGCCGCCGTCCGCAATGGTGGCGCAACTCTCGCCCAACTGCGGGATAGTAGTTTCCAGACATATCCCCAACTGTTGCGCAATGTGCGGGTGGAAGACCGCGATCGGCGTCTCAACTGGTCTAACAGTGCGGCTCTGCAAGCCGCTATCTCCCGCGCTGAAGCGGAAATGGGCGATCGGGGTCGCATCCTGGTGCGCGCCAGTGGCACCGAACCCCTCATCCGCGTTATGGTGGAAGCAGCCACCGACGAACTCGCCCAATACTGGACAGAAAATTTAGTCCTCGCCGTCCAGCAGCATTTGTAA